In a genomic window of Candidatus Acidiferrales bacterium:
- a CDS encoding OmpA family protein has product MRNVLSALFIVLVTVSFTWAQEEKDVEGGQDHPLLSRMPGFYMSDYSQKDFDSYQSDYIEGDAGRWEGKLTNLSYHIKTGARQVSMVQIERNYENAVKKLGGKILYHDERVLNAKIEKDGTVTYVSVQAFNDGINYQLIIVESKEMEQEVTADAAALSESIASTGKAAVYGIYFDTGKFDVKPESGPALDEITKLLKQNPSLALYVVGHTDNVGTLESNLKLSANRADAVVKALIGRGIDGSRLKSSGVGPYCPVASNATDEGKAKNRRVELVQQ; this is encoded by the coding sequence ATGCGTAATGTTTTGTCGGCACTTTTCATAGTCTTAGTGACTGTTTCATTCACCTGGGCGCAAGAGGAGAAGGATGTCGAAGGCGGTCAGGATCACCCGCTTCTCTCAAGAATGCCGGGGTTCTATATGTCGGACTACTCTCAGAAAGACTTTGACAGCTACCAATCCGATTACATTGAAGGCGATGCCGGTCGCTGGGAAGGGAAGCTCACCAATCTAAGTTACCATATCAAAACGGGAGCCAGGCAGGTCAGCATGGTTCAAATCGAGCGGAATTATGAAAATGCAGTGAAGAAATTAGGCGGAAAGATATTGTATCACGATGAAAGGGTACTCAATGCTAAGATTGAGAAGGACGGCACTGTGACATACGTGTCGGTCCAGGCTTTTAATGATGGCATAAACTACCAGCTGATCATTGTTGAATCAAAGGAGATGGAACAGGAAGTGACTGCGGACGCTGCGGCACTCAGCGAAAGCATAGCCTCCACGGGTAAAGCCGCGGTGTACGGGATTTATTTTGATACCGGTAAATTTGATGTTAAGCCGGAGTCCGGTCCGGCGCTCGACGAAATTACGAAACTTCTTAAACAGAACCCCAGCCTTGCGCTGTATGTGGTTGGACATACGGATAACGTGGGAACACTGGAATCGAACCTGAAGCTGTCCGCAAACCGTGCGGATGCCGTGGTGAAGGCGCTCATCGGTCGTGGAATAGATGGGTCGCGGCTGAAATCTTCTGGAGTAGGGCCATATTGCCCGGTGGCTTCGAATGCAACCGATGAGGGAAAGGCAAAGAATCGAAGAGTGGAGCTGGTACAGCAGTAG
- a CDS encoding glycoside hydrolase family 3 N-terminal domain-containing protein — translation MNRATTLVVIYFLLSSATKFAAQTLPYQDANLPVMQRVEDLMGRMTMDEKIGQMMQIDLSIAQYNPSSLNSYCIGSVLSGGGSDPASGNRLLNWANVYDTLQTYALRGRLKIPIIYGIDAVHGDNNVYGATIFPHNIGMGCTRDPELVKEEERATAEEVAATGIDWTFGPCIAVPRDERWGRTYEGFGETPELAQLLGSSAVRGFQGDSLSEPTSILACTKHYLGDGGTTGGIDQGNTQGDTATIRKLFLPGYVSAIDSGVGSIMVSFSSINGQKMSGSRYWITDVLKNELGFSGFVVSDWAAIDQLASNYQECVNESINAGIDMVMIPFQYDSFRTAMRNLLSEGKIDTPRVNDAVRRILTIKFRLGLFERPFTDRSLMPLVGSAAHRSIARRCVRESIVLLKKKDGILPLRRANTRILVAGSNADDLGNQCGGWTITWQGLSGASTIGTTILQGMRDAAPDAEVEYSPTGIFADTIADYSVVVIGETPYAEYLGYESDLGIPQSDVDLVKRMKSYGAPVIVVLVSGRPMILEKILHYSDVIFAAWLPGTEGEGVSDMLFGEFQPKGVLSHTWPKNMAQIPINYGDSVYNPLYPYGFGITSYADSPVGSPPVAQSAIVTSGGNSLELTFNKRMKDPSSDQSAFGLVRNGKVIDAAISLSLKNGDSTTIIVALDKTYYSQNDTAAISYNSGTLESADGGTLQPFNSFDVYNWSSVVSAISEGKYSIPTTDQLDQNYPNPFNPSTTIGYRLSAGGRVTLKVYDVLGREAATLVDARQNAGAHSLVFNAAKFPTGVYFLKMTAGGHSQSRKIVLLK, via the coding sequence ATGAATAGAGCAACAACTCTGGTTGTTATCTATTTTCTTTTGTCTTCTGCGACAAAATTTGCCGCTCAGACTCTGCCGTACCAGGATGCGAATCTGCCGGTAATGCAAAGGGTCGAGGACCTGATGGGAAGGATGACAATGGATGAGAAGATCGGCCAGATGATGCAGATCGATCTTAGTATAGCTCAATACAATCCTTCGAGTCTTAATTCGTACTGTATCGGCTCCGTCCTGAGCGGTGGCGGCTCCGATCCGGCTTCGGGAAATCGACTGTTGAACTGGGCAAACGTGTATGATACCCTGCAAACTTATGCGCTGAGAGGTCGGTTGAAGATTCCCATTATCTACGGAATCGACGCCGTGCATGGTGACAACAACGTTTACGGGGCAACTATTTTTCCCCACAATATCGGCATGGGATGCACGCGCGACCCGGAATTGGTCAAGGAAGAGGAGCGCGCCACAGCGGAAGAAGTCGCCGCGACGGGCATCGATTGGACGTTCGGTCCCTGCATCGCTGTTCCCCGCGACGAAAGATGGGGACGCACTTATGAGGGATTTGGAGAAACTCCCGAACTTGCACAGCTTCTCGGGTCATCAGCCGTTCGCGGTTTCCAGGGAGACTCTTTGTCAGAACCTACGAGTATCCTCGCGTGCACGAAACATTACCTTGGAGATGGTGGAACAACCGGCGGGATAGACCAGGGAAATACTCAAGGCGACACCGCAACCATAAGAAAATTATTTTTGCCCGGGTATGTTTCTGCAATTGACTCCGGAGTTGGAAGCATAATGGTCTCGTTCAGCAGCATCAACGGACAGAAAATGAGCGGGAGCAGGTACTGGATCACGGACGTTCTGAAAAATGAATTGGGATTCAGCGGGTTTGTCGTTTCGGATTGGGCAGCTATCGACCAGCTGGCGAGCAATTACCAGGAATGCGTTAATGAGTCGATCAATGCTGGAATAGACATGGTCATGATTCCTTTCCAGTATGACTCTTTCCGCACTGCGATGAGGAATCTTCTAAGCGAAGGGAAAATAGATACGCCGCGGGTTAACGACGCCGTCCGAAGAATTTTGACGATCAAATTCAGGCTCGGTCTATTCGAAAGGCCTTTCACAGACAGGTCTCTCATGCCTTTAGTGGGAAGTGCTGCCCATCGTTCTATTGCGCGCCGGTGCGTAAGAGAATCGATTGTGCTCTTGAAAAAGAAAGATGGAATTCTCCCGCTGCGGAGAGCAAACACGAGAATTCTTGTAGCCGGTTCGAATGCAGACGATCTCGGGAATCAATGCGGCGGCTGGACGATCACATGGCAGGGACTCAGCGGCGCATCAACGATCGGCACGACGATCCTGCAGGGAATGAGAGACGCTGCTCCGGACGCCGAGGTAGAATATTCGCCGACGGGAATTTTCGCAGACACCATTGCCGATTATTCCGTCGTGGTAATCGGTGAGACTCCTTATGCTGAATATTTGGGGTATGAATCGGATCTCGGCATTCCACAAAGCGATGTCGACTTGGTAAAGAGGATGAAAAGTTACGGTGCGCCTGTCATTGTGGTACTTGTTTCCGGAAGGCCTATGATACTCGAGAAGATTTTGCATTATTCGGATGTGATATTCGCCGCGTGGCTTCCAGGAACCGAAGGAGAAGGAGTTTCGGACATGCTCTTCGGCGAATTTCAACCGAAAGGTGTTTTGTCGCATACCTGGCCGAAGAATATGGCACAGATCCCGATCAACTACGGTGACAGTGTTTACAATCCTTTGTACCCCTACGGATTTGGAATCACGTCATATGCGGATTCTCCGGTCGGTTCGCCTCCCGTCGCACAGTCTGCCATCGTCACAAGCGGAGGGAACTCCCTTGAGTTGACGTTCAACAAACGAATGAAGGATCCCTCGTCGGACCAATCGGCGTTTGGTCTCGTGCGGAACGGGAAAGTCATCGATGCGGCGATTTCGTTGTCTTTAAAGAACGGCGACAGCACGACGATCATCGTAGCATTGGACAAAACATATTATTCACAAAATGACACAGCCGCAATATCGTACAATTCCGGAACGCTCGAATCGGCGGATGGTGGTACACTCCAGCCGTTCAATTCGTTCGACGTTTACAATTGGTCAAGCGTCGTTTCAGCAATCAGTGAAGGCAAGTACTCGATTCCGACGACAGACCAGCTCGATCAGAATTATCCCAATCCGTTCAATCCGTCGACCACGATCGGCTATCGGCTTTCAGCAGGCGGCCGTGTCACCTTGAAAGTCTACGATGTGCTGGGTAGAGAAGCGGCAACTCTCGTTGATGCTCGTCAGAATGCCGGGGCTCATTCGCTGGTGTTCAATGCGGCCAAATTTCCGACCGGCGTCTATTTCCTGAAGATGACCGCCGGCGGTCACTCGCAATCCAGGAAGATCGTGCTTTTGAAATGA
- a CDS encoding mucoidy inhibitor MuiA family protein, with product MNAKKVLSFGIVILIASFIFSSASRASQDVKSKVSAVTVYADRALIIRTAEVNLSPGMNTVEFAGLPVILADQSLRVSGESESNVKVLDVQIKMVFKDTISNEHVRELYDQLSSLQNEEQILEKRMDVLDAEMSFLDSLRIYYARSAQVGAVKSSYEDWAKMVSFLEKNMDAINEKIINTGARLREVKDQILTIQTEAQQMQNFPKKTEKRVVVTLSSNKSDSANLQVSYVIGAASWAPLYDLHATSGDKVMELTYSGVVRQATGEDWKNVMVTLSTAQPVANGAPPVLVPWQAGQHQMISQIPTINLQKDVGENNQQSMASLSLGIVQEPGPGNTIRGRIIDRVTDEALPGANVVVVGTNYGAATNLDGYYSIANVPNGNYQLRVLLVGYQAMTSATFGVNSSSTRRGDFLLGPLSIQGKEVVVTAERQSQRTNIFQQLASNGTVSSPSSNAVTYYAAEVHERTASSTFVIPAPTDIPSDNNPHKVTIAIADLPVDLSYMCVPLASPGAYLTGRTKDSTDYPFISGPANVFLDNSFVATTSIGTVFPGEEFQTYLGTDEAIKVGRKLLKEFTESTGLLSKKTKTTYDYLITVENDKKVPVDIDVKDQIPVSSDEKIVVELLAPAPTEAKPDEQGIIDWHLKLSPQEKKELHLKFSIEYPGDAIVR from the coding sequence ATGAACGCTAAGAAAGTTCTGTCGTTTGGAATTGTTATCCTGATTGCATCCTTCATCTTTTCCAGTGCATCCCGTGCCAGCCAGGATGTTAAATCAAAAGTTTCTGCGGTAACGGTTTACGCAGACCGGGCACTGATCATCAGAACTGCAGAGGTGAATCTTTCGCCGGGTATGAATACGGTGGAATTCGCGGGATTGCCGGTCATATTAGCTGACCAATCACTTCGCGTTTCAGGTGAATCCGAGTCCAACGTGAAGGTACTTGACGTTCAGATTAAAATGGTTTTCAAAGACACAATTTCAAATGAACATGTGCGTGAGTTATATGATCAGCTATCGTCATTACAGAATGAGGAACAGATCCTGGAGAAGAGAATGGATGTTTTGGATGCGGAAATGTCCTTCTTAGACTCGCTTCGCATCTATTATGCCAGGAGTGCACAAGTCGGGGCGGTAAAATCTTCGTATGAAGATTGGGCAAAGATGGTGAGCTTTCTTGAAAAAAATATGGACGCCATAAATGAAAAAATTATCAACACAGGTGCAAGGCTCCGAGAAGTCAAAGATCAGATCTTGACCATACAAACTGAAGCTCAACAAATGCAAAACTTTCCAAAAAAAACGGAGAAACGCGTCGTTGTGACGCTATCATCGAACAAATCCGACAGCGCTAACCTGCAGGTTTCCTATGTAATTGGTGCTGCAAGCTGGGCGCCGTTATATGACTTACACGCCACCTCCGGCGACAAAGTCATGGAGCTAACTTATTCCGGCGTCGTCCGACAAGCAACTGGTGAGGATTGGAAAAATGTCATGGTCACGTTATCAACTGCTCAGCCGGTGGCTAATGGAGCACCTCCAGTTTTAGTACCATGGCAAGCCGGCCAACATCAGATGATTTCCCAGATCCCGACTATCAATTTGCAGAAGGACGTTGGAGAAAATAATCAACAGTCTATGGCGTCTTTGTCTCTCGGGATAGTTCAGGAACCCGGGCCGGGAAACACCATAAGAGGTCGAATCATCGATAGAGTAACCGACGAAGCGTTGCCGGGAGCAAATGTTGTTGTTGTGGGCACAAATTACGGAGCAGCGACCAATCTTGATGGATATTATTCGATTGCTAATGTTCCTAACGGTAACTATCAATTGAGGGTTTTGTTGGTCGGCTACCAAGCTATGACATCAGCGACATTCGGAGTCAATTCGTCGTCAACAAGGAGAGGCGATTTCTTGCTGGGACCCCTTTCAATTCAAGGGAAAGAAGTGGTCGTAACCGCTGAGAGACAATCACAGAGGACGAATATATTCCAGCAACTAGCATCAAACGGTACTGTGTCCTCACCTTCATCCAATGCCGTCACTTATTATGCCGCCGAGGTTCACGAGCGTACCGCGTCCTCTACATTTGTCATTCCCGCCCCGACAGACATTCCGAGCGATAATAATCCACACAAGGTGACTATCGCTATCGCGGACCTCCCTGTTGACCTTTCTTACATGTGTGTTCCACTTGCATCTCCCGGGGCTTATCTAACTGGAAGGACAAAAGACTCAACTGACTATCCCTTTATTTCTGGCCCCGCAAATGTCTTCCTCGACAACTCGTTTGTTGCAACCACTTCGATAGGCACCGTCTTTCCTGGAGAAGAATTTCAAACTTATCTCGGAACTGATGAGGCGATAAAAGTAGGTAGAAAATTACTGAAAGAGTTCACAGAATCAACGGGACTACTTTCAAAGAAGACTAAGACAACTTACGATTATTTAATCACTGTCGAGAACGATAAGAAGGTGCCGGTGGATATCGACGTGAAGGACCAGATTCCCGTGTCCAGCGACGAAAAAATTGTGGTTGAATTGTTAGCTCCGGCACCAACCGAAGCGAAACCGGACGAACAGGGAATTATCGACTGGCATTTGAAACTGAGCCCGCAAGAGAAGAAAGAACTTCACTTGAAATTCAGCATCGAATATCCCGGCGATGCAATTGTGAGGTAA
- a CDS encoding SemiSWEET transporter, with the protein MTEIIGFLAAILTTIAFVPQFLKVWRTRSTRDISLRMYLMLCTGVFLWLLYGIQLGSLPIILANSVTLVLTLAILSLKVRHR; encoded by the coding sequence TTGACTGAAATCATCGGATTCCTTGCAGCGATTTTGACGACCATTGCGTTCGTTCCGCAGTTTCTAAAAGTCTGGAGAACACGGTCGACACGAGATATCAGCTTGAGGATGTACCTTATGTTGTGTACAGGTGTTTTCTTATGGCTCCTCTATGGTATACAACTGGGTTCTCTTCCGATTATTCTCGCGAACAGCGTGACACTTGTGCTCACGCTTGCTATACTATCCTTGAAAGTCAGGCACCGTTAG
- the folD gene encoding bifunctional methylenetetrahydrofolate dehydrogenase/methenyltetrahydrofolate cyclohydrolase FolD — protein MNAKIIDGKTVSQEIREEVKAQANKFKEDCGITPGLAFILVGDNPASQVYVKNKAKACESLGYYSVTEKMPDDTTQEKVLAKINEFNHDDKIHGILVQMPLPKQINEYKVIEAVEPSKDVDALHPYNIGRYCEAKSWKEIMDKKLLLPCTPYGIMILLEKYRIDVSGKNAVVVGRSNLGGKPAAMLLLSKNATVTMAHSKTEKLQEVCRKADILVAVVGKANFITRDFIKPGAAVFDVGINRTETGMCGDVDFDNVKDVAGWITPVPGGVGAMTITMLMKNTLLAASRQEAI, from the coding sequence ATGAACGCAAAAATAATCGACGGCAAAACCGTATCGCAGGAAATCAGAGAAGAAGTAAAAGCTCAGGCGAATAAGTTCAAGGAAGATTGCGGCATAACCCCGGGGCTGGCTTTCATACTTGTCGGCGACAATCCTGCGTCACAGGTTTACGTGAAGAACAAGGCCAAAGCGTGCGAATCGCTTGGATATTATTCGGTGACGGAAAAAATGCCTGATGACACCACTCAGGAAAAAGTGCTTGCGAAGATCAATGAGTTCAACCACGATGACAAGATCCACGGCATACTGGTACAAATGCCGCTCCCGAAGCAGATCAATGAATATAAGGTCATCGAAGCGGTTGAGCCTTCGAAGGATGTGGATGCTCTGCATCCGTACAACATCGGCAGATATTGTGAAGCGAAGTCATGGAAAGAAATAATGGATAAAAAACTCTTGCTTCCTTGCACGCCTTATGGAATAATGATATTGCTTGAAAAGTATCGAATCGATGTTTCGGGGAAGAACGCCGTTGTGGTCGGCCGTTCAAATTTAGGCGGCAAACCGGCGGCGATGCTCCTCCTTTCCAAAAACGCGACCGTTACCATGGCACATTCAAAAACCGAAAAACTTCAGGAAGTCTGCAGGAAAGCGGATATACTCGTTGCGGTTGTCGGGAAAGCGAATTTCATAACGAGAGATTTCATCAAGCCTGGGGCCGCTGTGTTCGATGTCGGAATAAACCGCACCGAAACAGGAATGTGCGGCGATGTGGATTTCGACAACGTCAAGGATGTTGCGGGTTGGATAACTCCCGTTCCGGGAGGCGTCGGAGCCATGACGATCACGATGCTCATGAAGAATACGCTCTTGGCGGCAAGCCGACAAGAAGCGATTTGA
- a CDS encoding TIGR00282 family metallophosphoesterase: protein MLNFIRLFYLSPFKVIFFEKGKALDTLNVLFIGDIVGNPGIGMVTNFIRSFIDKHKIDFVIANGENAADGKGITDKIAQKFFGAGIHVITSGNHIWDKFQIHEYMMQEKNLLRPMNFPKGSYGSGYTIYNLGEKGKIGVINLQGRVFMYPIDDPFRTADWVIEKIKAETNFVIVDMHAEATAEKIAMGWYLDGKVSAVVGTHSHIQTADERILPGGTAYITDVGMTGPYDSIIGMKRESAMKRFLYVTPAKYEAADADARLAAVVFSIDKSTGKGVSIERIFYPPFNEKS from the coding sequence TTGCTGAATTTCATCCGTCTCTTCTATCTTTCGCCGTTTAAAGTTATATTTTTTGAAAAAGGAAAAGCTCTGGATACACTTAACGTTCTTTTCATAGGAGACATCGTCGGCAATCCCGGGATCGGGATGGTCACGAATTTCATCAGAAGTTTCATCGATAAACACAAAATAGATTTCGTCATCGCAAACGGCGAGAACGCGGCTGACGGAAAAGGAATAACGGATAAGATCGCTCAGAAATTTTTCGGTGCCGGGATTCACGTAATTACCAGCGGAAACCACATCTGGGACAAATTTCAGATCCACGAATACATGATGCAGGAAAAAAACCTGTTGCGTCCTATGAATTTTCCGAAAGGTTCGTATGGGTCCGGTTACACGATATATAATCTCGGAGAAAAAGGGAAAATCGGCGTAATCAATTTGCAGGGAAGAGTTTTCATGTACCCGATCGACGACCCGTTCCGTACGGCGGACTGGGTCATTGAGAAGATCAAAGCCGAAACAAACTTTGTGATCGTCGATATGCATGCGGAAGCCACCGCAGAAAAAATCGCTATGGGATGGTACCTTGACGGAAAAGTCAGTGCGGTTGTCGGAACTCATTCGCATATACAGACCGCGGACGAGAGGATCCTGCCGGGCGGCACCGCATACATCACCGACGTCGGAATGACCGGGCCTTACGATTCGATCATAGGGATGAAGAGAGAAAGTGCGATGAAAAGATTTCTTTACGTCACGCCGGCAAAATATGAAGCCGCAGACGCCGATGCCAGACTCGCCGCCGTCGTCTTCTCCATCGACAAATCGACCGGCAAAGGAGTAAGTATAGAGAGAATCTTTTATCCGCCATTCAACGAAAAATCATGA
- a CDS encoding methylated-DNA--[protein]-cysteine S-methyltransferase: MTDYERIAKAISYINEHFREQPDLDHLADVVHLSKYHFHRLFKKWAGVSPKKFLEYISVEHAKSLLRQSASLAETSYQLGLSGTGRLHDLFINIERMTPGEFKNKGENLVINYEFYDAPFGKIIMASTPTGLCHIGFANNEQRSVRMLREKYTNASLIRGRVPFHQNALKIFQDDWKSISKIKLHLKATPFQLKVWEALLKIPFGEIRTYSQVADEIGRPTASRAVGAAIGSNPVAYLIPCHRVIKSTGVIGDYHWGNARKAAIVGWEAAKTYGEN, from the coding sequence ATGACCGACTACGAGCGAATAGCGAAAGCAATTTCATACATAAACGAACACTTCCGGGAACAGCCGGACCTTGATCATCTTGCCGATGTGGTACATTTGAGCAAGTATCATTTCCATCGGCTATTTAAAAAATGGGCGGGAGTGAGTCCGAAGAAATTCCTGGAGTACATCAGTGTCGAGCATGCAAAGAGTCTGCTGAGACAAAGTGCTTCTCTTGCCGAGACGAGTTATCAATTGGGCCTCTCGGGCACAGGGCGCCTCCATGACCTGTTCATTAACATCGAAAGGATGACTCCCGGTGAATTTAAGAACAAAGGGGAAAATCTTGTCATTAACTATGAGTTTTACGACGCTCCTTTCGGAAAAATTATTATGGCTTCGACGCCCACAGGACTTTGTCACATCGGGTTTGCAAATAATGAACAACGATCAGTGAGAATGTTACGCGAGAAGTACACAAATGCTTCCCTGATCCGCGGGAGAGTTCCGTTCCATCAAAACGCATTGAAAATTTTTCAAGACGACTGGAAAAGCATCTCTAAGATCAAGCTTCACCTGAAAGCGACTCCATTTCAACTGAAGGTGTGGGAGGCATTGCTGAAAATTCCGTTCGGCGAGATAAGAACATATTCCCAAGTTGCGGACGAGATCGGCCGCCCAACGGCATCGAGAGCAGTCGGTGCAGCAATCGGAAGTAATCCGGTTGCGTATCTAATTCCTTGTCACCGGGTAATCAAATCGACCGGAGTAATCGGCGACTATCATTGGGGAAACGCACGCAAAGCGGCAATCGTCGGCTGGGAAGCTGCGAAAACCTACGGGGAGAACTAG